A stretch of DNA from Clostridiales bacterium:
ACCCCTCGGGGTAAAGAGAACTGTAAAACAAATTTATTATACAAACCGTTGCACTTGTAGTTGCAATTTAAGTAAAAAATATAAATACAAAATTATAACGCCAAATAAAAATCCTTGACATAGTTTTTGGTATGTGCTAGATTATATAGAGCACCCTCGGGGTGTTATTTTTAACATTGCGACAAAATAATAAATCAAATATATAAAGAAGGAAAACAATGCAGGACAAAATCACATTGGCTTGCACGGTATGCAAGCAAAGAAACTACGACACTTTCAAAAACAAAAAGAACGACCCTCAACGCATTGAATTAAACAAATATTGCAGATTTTGCCGCAAGCATACCCTGCATAAAGAAACAAAATAAATTAAGGGGATAATTATGGCTGAAAAGAAAAAGGGCAGAATAGGCAGATGGTTTAAGGAAATGGGCAGTGAGCTCAAAAAAGTTATTTGGGCAAAGCCCGCGGCCGTTTTAAAACAAACGGGCGTTGTTTTTGCCGTTGTCGGTTTTTTTATTCTTGCCGTCTGGCTTATTGACCTTGGTTTGTCGCAAGTTTATAATTTGTTGATAAGAAACTTGGTATAAGGCGATGAAGGAAGACATCAAGCAAATGGAGCCCAAATGGTATATCGTCTATACCTATACGGGCTATGAAAATATAGTCAAGGACAGCTTGGAAAAGTTAATTGAAAAAAACAACCTCCAAGACCGTATTTTAGATATCCAAATCCCAATGGAAGATGTCATAGAGGAGAAAAACGGCAAGCGCAAAATCGTGTCCCGCAAAAAATTCCCCTGCTATGTCATGCTTAAGATGCGATATACCAACGACATGTGGCATCTTATAACCGGCACGCGCGGCGTCATCAGTTTTGTCGGGCCTCAAGGCAGACCCATGCCCCTGACGGACGAGGAAATTCGCCGTATGCGTTTGGAAAAAGTCACTATCAATATTGACTTTAAAGTAGGCGACAAGATTAAGATAGTGGAAGGGCCTTTGGCGGATTTTATCGGCGATATAATTGAAATTGATCTTAATAACTCAAAATGCAGGGTCAATGTCAATATGTTTGAGCGCATCACGCCGGTAGAATTGGATATAAGCCAAATTGCCAAACTAGATTAGCATATATTTTTTTAATTTGGGAGGCTAATGCAAATTAGCCGTTAGCACCACGATTAAAAAATATAAATATATTTTTTAAGGAGAAATTATGGCAAAGAAAGTTATAGCTGTGGTAAAACTACAATTGCCCGCGGGAAAGGCGACTCCGGGGC
This window harbors:
- the nusG gene encoding transcription termination/antitermination factor NusG, producing MKEDIKQMEPKWYIVYTYTGYENIVKDSLEKLIEKNNLQDRILDIQIPMEDVIEEKNGKRKIVSRKKFPCYVMLKMRYTNDMWHLITGTRGVISFVGPQGRPMPLTDEEIRRMRLEKVTINIDFKVGDKIKIVEGPLADFIGDIIEIDLNNSKCRVNVNMFERITPVELDISQIAKLD
- the secE gene encoding preprotein translocase subunit SecE; amino-acid sequence: MAEKKKGRIGRWFKEMGSELKKVIWAKPAAVLKQTGVVFAVVGFFILAVWLIDLGLSQVYNLLIRNLV
- the rpmG gene encoding 50S ribosomal protein L33, which translates into the protein MQDKITLACTVCKQRNYDTFKNKKNDPQRIELNKYCRFCRKHTLHKETK